A region of Lycium barbarum isolate Lr01 chromosome 1, ASM1917538v2, whole genome shotgun sequence DNA encodes the following proteins:
- the LOC132633531 gene encoding COP9 signalosome complex subunit 7-like isoform X2 translates to MKPSKTENAVTSTLKATTKYAFVAPGAIGKGRESLPISSFQELPYDQLMQELDVTNVHELEDFLINECMYVGIVRGKLDQLKRCFEVLFAAGRDLRPGQLGNMLQTLTDWLTTSDNLLISILEKIKWADTMSESDKKHRKEVEERVDKVKKSLSSKGLKSFSYKSR, encoded by the exons ATGAAACCATCAAAGACCGAAAATGCGGTGACATCTACTTTGAAAGCTACTACCAAATATGCATTTGTTGCACCAGGTGCTATAGGGAAGGGGCGAG AGTCACTGCCAATTTCTTCTTTCCAGGAGCTTCCATATGATCAACTTATGCAGGAGTTGGATGTCACGAATGTGCATGAACTTGAAGATTTTCTCATAAATGAGTGCATGTATGTG GGTATAGTTAGAGGAAAGCTGGATCAGTTGAAAAGATGTTTTGAG GTACTATTTGCTGCAGGGAGGGACCTCAGACCTGGTCAATTGGGGAATATGCTACAGACATTAACTGATTG GTTGACTACATCAGACAATCTTCTTATCTCAATTCTAGAGAAAATCAAATGGGCAGATACAATGAGTGAATCGGACAAGAAGCATCGGAAGGAAGTTGAAGAAAGGGTCGACAAAGTGAAGAAGTCACTCTCTTCGAAG GGTTTGAAGAGTTTTAGTTACAAGTCAAGATGA
- the LOC132633531 gene encoding COP9 signalosome complex subunit 7-like isoform X1 translates to MKPSKTENAVTSTLKATTKYAFVAPGAIGKGRESLPISSFQELPYDQLMQELDVTNVHELEDFLINECMYVGIVRGKLDQLKRCFEVLFAAGRDLRPGQLGNMLQTLTDWLTTSDNLLISILEKIKWADTMSESDKKHRKEVEERVDKVKKSLSSKDSHDPAYELTQKQ, encoded by the exons ATGAAACCATCAAAGACCGAAAATGCGGTGACATCTACTTTGAAAGCTACTACCAAATATGCATTTGTTGCACCAGGTGCTATAGGGAAGGGGCGAG AGTCACTGCCAATTTCTTCTTTCCAGGAGCTTCCATATGATCAACTTATGCAGGAGTTGGATGTCACGAATGTGCATGAACTTGAAGATTTTCTCATAAATGAGTGCATGTATGTG GGTATAGTTAGAGGAAAGCTGGATCAGTTGAAAAGATGTTTTGAG GTACTATTTGCTGCAGGGAGGGACCTCAGACCTGGTCAATTGGGGAATATGCTACAGACATTAACTGATTG GTTGACTACATCAGACAATCTTCTTATCTCAATTCTAGAGAAAATCAAATGGGCAGATACAATGAGTGAATCGGACAAGAAGCATCGGAAGGAAGTTGAAGAAAGGGTCGACAAAGTGAAGAAGTCACTCTCTTCGAAG GATTCTCACGACCCTGCCTATGAATTAACGCAAAAGCAATAG